A region of the Ctenopharyngodon idella isolate HZGC_01 chromosome 2, HZGC01, whole genome shotgun sequence genome:
GAGGAACTGTGAAATCAGTTTTCATGTGGATTTACCGAAACACGAGCGATAGATAAACGTACGCGTAATCTCTACAAGTTTAATACTTTCCTTTCAGCAATAttataagtctttttttttatggctgAATGTGATCTTCAGCAGCAGTACATTGGTAAATAAAGTCATGAAGTATGTAGGCTATTATTgaagttgtttgtttttgtgcgtTGAACTCTGAGGAAATGTGAGAGTGAAGAACATCTGTTACAGAAATCCACATCTGTTTCTAACTGATTCTTGAGATACACAAAAAAGCCctctttatgttaaaaataaataaattcatcgaaataaaaatacttaagtTACATCTAAAGGAAATCTGGATCTCAGGACattcattgcttttatttttaatatattttgttagtactatttaaataaatgctctaTACTTGGAAAACACATGTAATTTAGGCGGTCACAATataaaactgccaaagtgtttaaaaatggaacaaattcaaaaatacacatttaaattgaaatgcAGAGATCTGTAATATATCAAACAATACATAAAGTAAGTCTTGAATTATATTTTCCGTAAAAAATGCCTATCCAAGTTGTGTCCTCACTTTGCGTCAACTTCGTCaggatttttataaaaaaaaaattatttttcctgCTCATTGTGGATCTCACAGTAGGACACACAGTttatagttttttatattttatacaaaccATACTGAAGTCTCTGCAGTCTCAGCTTTAACATGTCAACTCCGTCATCCTGGTGTAATAGTTTCTGTAAATAGTTGTGGGATAAATCTGGGCATTTTTGATATGTTTATTAAGGCAGATAcaactgagaaagaaaacaaaattgctCAACTGTACAACACATAGTTAAGGTggaaaaaaattcagttttgccaactCCATCAGACGTCAACTTTATCAAGTTTTATGTCTGATGGTTGATGTGTTCCTCTAATGTTGTTTCATGATTCTGTTTACATATACTCTACATCTGGACAGTAtgtgtcaactccgtcagtatttaaCACCATCAGGTGAaggtttttgttatttttgaaagtaatgtcttattcttttttcaatttattgTGTTAAAGTATTAAAACTTCAACTGAACTACATGATATATGTCTGATTTATCTAAGAACATTggttatatatgtttaatattataaaggaGGGTAGAGAATTAAGGAATTTAGGAACTGGATTGTTCATAATAacccaagaaaaaaatgtagagaatttatttttagtcaCTTGTCTCCTTTACTGAACACCATTATTACTGAAGACTTTACACTGTTGTTGATGATCAAATTAAAATAGCATGTTTTTTAATGCGTCTGACAGAGTTGACACAAATTAAGTTTCGAAGTGaataaatgtacaattttagaaaaatattttcagaaaACCTGTTCCCTTAGATGGTTCATTAGCTGAGACCTCTGTCTACAAATAGtttaaaatcagtttaaaaatgtgttattaaataataaaaatgaacttctaaaacatgttttgtcccttatctcaagaatcagtgttCTAACAGTTTCTCTAGAGAAATAAGCGACCCGGTGTGATGACAAATCGTATGGAATGCCAAAGCTgcccaaataataataaataaatatgcaaagaAAACTTTATTCATAATCAATAAAACTGCATTTGGCTTTTATGTAACGCTCATGTTTATTACTCGTTCTATCCTTAACGGCAGTTTCTAAAACACTTAACGTGATTTAATgcattaagacagtgatatattcagtacataaataatatacagGCAAGCAGAAGAGCCCCGAATATGAATGAAACATGCTAAGCTCTTTGCTTCTGCTTTCCTGTACATAATAGGTCTATATCTTATTTACACACATACTTTAATCCCCATTTAAGAActttaagccacgttaagcattttttttatgcaaggaaaatgtttaatgtgcagttgagcttgttgtgttcatattctgggctcttCTGCTTGATTGTACATTAAGCTTTTTTAATAAGTTGTGTACTGAATTCAGTTTATTTATGTCTGCTATCAGATGCGGTTTCTGTTCATGTGTGCCAAGACATTTTAGAAATCCCAACCAGATGAATTTTTAACTCCATGTCTGAGATAAAGTGTATGTATGGTCACCATATTTACATACAGTTACAGTGAaattaaagctgctgtctgtaacgttttttggttaaaaatgatccaaaatcagtttttgagcaagtacataaccaatCAGTGTTCaaatctccttaccttagcccgattcacaacggtaagctgtaataatgttttcaaatttgAGTGGTTCGGGTCAGTTTCCGCGGGAAATACGAGTGTGCTGCCGTtagtctttgcgtcattacatcacgtctgtttacataaagaaggagtcgcAGAAGCTGCAGGTGGCGGATCATTTGTAGCCTTCCGAGCTTCACGCTCAACTTCAGTAggaatgaattgaaaacactCGCTCTGCTCCGTGCCAGTGGACACGCACCAAGCTTATGTTTTCAGTGTGTCATCGCCATCAAATCTCTCGGTCTGATGTGTGTATCTGCATTAGTGCCAGACACGTAATCCAAAGCTCAAATCTTATTGGCTGGTGATTTTCAATGCAGGAGTAAAAACATCAACACTCAACGAAGAAAAAAACTTGTTGAAATTGTATTGTGGAATTTGGGGTCACTTTTGTTATCTTAATTCTGTTTCACCAGTATTTTCCTTGAATCgatgtttaactttattttcttCCTTTCAGATCTGATGGAAGAGGAAAGTGAAGAACTCAGTGTAGATGAAAGTGAAGAATTGAGTGAAGAGGAAAGTGAGGAACTCGGTGAAGAGGAACTTCAGAAATCTGAGAATTTCAAAACTGGACAAAAATCTAAAAAGAATGTGTCACAAAAAAGAGCTCGAAGAACAGGAGCTAGAAAGGCATACACCTGCCGTCTGTGTGGAAAGAGTCTCACAACTAAAGCAAGCCTCAAGGATCACACAatgattcacactggagagacgCCTTTCCCATGCAGTCACTGTGGAAAAGGGTTTAGATACAAAGTAGCCCTTAAAGAACACATAcggattcacactggagagaagcctttcacatgcAGTCactgtgggaagagtttcagacACAGAACAAGTCTTAAGGGCCACACAAAAactcacaccggagagaagcctttcacatgcccgcagtgtgggaagagttttgcCATTAAACAAAGCTTTACTAATCACTTAAAATCTCACTCCAGTGAGAAGCCTTTCTTCTGTTTTCACTGTGGAAAAGCTTTTAAACGGCAGGAACTCCTGAAAATGCACGAGAGCGTTCACAGCGAAGTGAAAGTGCAGAAAGTGAAGCCGTATCACTGCGCTCAGTGTCATAAAAGTTTCGTAAAGAATAGAGAttttcaaagacatttaaaatcatCCAGGCATAATAAATACAGGTCTCTAGAAAGATTCATGCTGCAAGCTCAAGCCTCGGGTCATGGTTTGCCCTCAGGAGCAAATGTGTCCCAAAAGAGCAATATAATAGAGTCATTCACTAAAACACATTACCTGCAGTGAGAAAGGCAGTACAGGGACATGAATGTATTGGTTCAGAATATAAACACGTCTGGTGACGTGAAGGGATGCTAATCTTTAGTGTTCAGGAGTAACAACCGTCACGTAtagtttgtgttgttttagtttAGTCTTCTTACCTGTGTTTAGTTTTCATAGTTACTCATTTGTTAATTGATGAGCCTCACCTGTTCTTGTTTTATCCCTCATTTATTCTGTTTTCATCTATATGGTTTGGTTTACTGTACTGCATTTTTCCAGTGTTCCTGAGggttttcatttaataaataccACTTAGTCCAAGACAAGGAGATCTAGAGACAAACTGTGAAAAcaacactttttaaataaatgaaatgagtaTATCCCTATATATTAACATGTATATCCTGAACAATTAAATGTCCATAATCAAAATTGTTTGAAAAGGGATGTACTGAGAACTAAAAATACCTGCTTGTAATATTAAGAGCCTAAAAGAGTGTGCTAAGATGTTGGACGCTAAACCAGTCAATTCCCAAAATGTTGAtgaaaacatcaaaatgtaGTTTTTGGTCATTACAGTATTTTGTGTACTTTGAAAGTTTTTATTACAGATTTTGATTAATGTGTAGTGTATCATGATGGTGTTTTATAAGATTATCATACTAGAAAATAgcaaaatattgtatatttactGATTTATTTGAATACATCAGACACGTGTATCCCATATGCCTGACATACTGTTTTATTCTGCTCGATATCATTATAATTATTCTAACTATGGTGGACTGACAGTATAGTTTTAGATAATTAGAGTAGATAGCAATCTGTGAAATGATATAGTTTTAAAGTTACTAgacatgattaaatatgagtgaaattaaattaaatatgaattttatgtctttttcagcaaaatatataaaacaatttctctaaagacatttatttttgtagtatGAATAATAAAAGAAACACTTATGTGTTAAAATGCTAGCATAAGGTTAGGAGGGAACAcatatagaaataaattataaaaatgaaaaggttCTTAAGATAAATGCTTTCGATAAGTATGTGTATGAGCTGCAAATGATATCTtcacattcatttgaaatttcTGTGCTGTTTAATATCATTTTGTTGTATGATTGTGATTACGCAGACTGGCGTCCTCGTCTCAGAGTTTCAAAATTCGCTCACTAATGCCAAAATACTATTTAGGGCGGATCGTGTACGCATTGGGACACAAGTTCAATTCCCAACATACTCCAGTACAGCAGGTGGCGCAACGCACCTGGTTAAGTTGATTCGCAACCTGCCAGTGACCCACCCAGAAGAAGAAGCTGTTCTGAAGCGAAATAGAGCTGGACGGTGATGAGGATTGGTTTACTGGTAAGGAAACTATAAACTAGTTTTTCAGTGTCTCACACAGATGTTAATGATGCAGCAGTGTAGTGTGAACTGTTCTGGACTGCGTTTTATCATTGTAAACATCAGTAGATGCTAGAGACCATTCTACGCTGTACATACATCCTCATCCAGGTGTGATCAGATTTACAGTTTGGCGAATTTTCACGATCGAAATCAAATTATCACCACAGAACTTTTACCCGCAGGTGGTCATTTTGTGTCCTAGTTCGGGACAAAAACACTGTCTCTGACCGCTGGCGTTTCTGTCCGGCTGTTGACAGCTGTGGTTATTTTCAGATTATTTTTGACAGCATTACAGCTCCATATGACTAATTTAAACAGGTTGCTTTGGAAATATATTCATGGTGAAAAGTGATACATctgaaattaatgtttaattttatgcaagtGGGTggttaaaaataacttaatatg
Encoded here:
- the LOC127505076 gene encoding gastrula zinc finger protein XlCGF7.1-like, which gives rise to MEFDKEDREDTNDSESCGTTDEETEEEEDLMEEESEELSVDESEELSEEESEELGEEELQKSENFKTGQKSKKNVSQKRARRTGARKAYTCRLCGKSLTTKASLKDHTMIHTGETPFPCSHCGKGFRYKVALKEHIRIHTGEKPFTCSHCGKSFRHRTSLKGHTKTHTGEKPFTCPQCGKSFAIKQSFTNHLKSHSSEKPFFCFHCGKAFKRQELLKMHESVHSEVKVQKVKPYHCAQCHKSFVKNRDFQRHLKSSRHNKYRSLERFMLQAQASGHGLPSGANVSQKSNIIESFTKTHYLQ